A single genomic interval of Oncorhynchus mykiss isolate Arlee chromosome 13, USDA_OmykA_1.1, whole genome shotgun sequence harbors:
- the LOC110486518 gene encoding telomerase RNA component interacting RNase — MDPKRGYNRRHQNSSDSSSNSPGSPASPAPGVSKAAAANTFANDGSFMEMFKKKMEEEKRKKEMDQGCGDKSTADEGQSTQEKKTPSVTSFVGKRRGGSKLALKTGMVAKKQKVDPEMEGKGDAWTKYMAEVKKYKAHQCGDDDKTRPLVK, encoded by the exons ATGGATCCGAAGCGTGGATACaacagaagacatcaaaacagCAGCGATTCGAGCAGTAACAGCCCGGGGTCGCCAGCCAGTCCTGCACCGGGAGTCAGCAAAGCAGCAGCGGCCAATACATTTGCTAATGATGGAAGCTTTATGGAGATGTTCAAGAAAAAAATGGAGGAAGAAAAAAGGAAAAAAGAAATGGACCAAGGATGCGGTGATAAAAGTACTGCTGACGAAGGACAGTCGACACAGGAAAAGAAGACTCCGAGTGTGACCAGCTTT GTTGGGAAGCGCAGAGGTGGCTCTAAATTGGCCCTCAAGACTGGCATGGTTGCGAAGAAACAGAAAGTAGATCCTGAG ATGGAGGGCAAGGGGGATGCCTGGACAAAATACATGGCAGAGGTGAAAAAGTATAAAGCCCACCAGTGTGGCGATGATGACAAAACCAGGCCCCTGGTCAAATAG